A genomic stretch from Dyella sp. M7H15-1 includes:
- a CDS encoding SDR family oxidoreductase, which yields MPIKTAPVALITGASSGIGLAAANLFVERGWRVAATMRNTTDGAALAEHEQVVVLPLDVTDTASVERAVAATLEHFGRIDAVINNAGYGLFGPFETATDEQVRRQFATNVDGTFSVIRAVLPSMRKQGSGTIVNVASLGGLMTLPFFSLYHATKFAVVGFTESLSFELAPLGIRAKFVAPGVVATDFSGRSLARTFSDGEHAYGGTLPKVMSAMDMRRGNYSSAESIAEIIFTAATDGSDQVMYLAGQDAEQIFVLRQTLSEAQRLEMVRQHSGL from the coding sequence ATGCCTATCAAAACTGCCCCTGTTGCTTTGATTACTGGTGCTTCATCTGGAATCGGCTTAGCCGCCGCGAATTTGTTTGTCGAACGCGGCTGGCGCGTCGCCGCTACCATGCGAAATACGACGGATGGCGCGGCGCTGGCCGAACACGAGCAAGTCGTGGTGTTGCCACTTGACGTGACCGACACTGCTTCGGTCGAAAGGGCGGTCGCAGCAACGCTAGAGCATTTCGGCAGGATTGATGCAGTCATCAACAACGCTGGCTATGGCCTATTCGGTCCTTTCGAAACAGCGACCGATGAGCAGGTCCGCCGTCAATTCGCCACCAATGTGGATGGCACCTTTTCCGTGATCCGCGCGGTCCTGCCAAGCATGCGCAAGCAAGGCAGCGGTACGATCGTCAATGTCGCCTCGCTTGGTGGTTTGATGACTCTTCCTTTTTTCTCTCTGTACCACGCAACCAAGTTTGCAGTGGTCGGTTTTACCGAGTCCCTGTCTTTCGAACTTGCGCCACTTGGTATTCGCGCCAAATTCGTGGCGCCGGGCGTAGTGGCTACCGATTTTTCCGGACGATCACTCGCGCGCACGTTCTCGGACGGTGAGCATGCTTATGGCGGCACCCTACCCAAGGTTATGTCGGCGATGGATATGCGACGCGGTAATTATTCCAGTGCCGAGTCGATTGCCGAGATTATTTTCACGGCGGCGACCGATGGCTCAGACCAGGTGATGTATCTGGCTGGTCAGGATGCCGAACAGATATTCGTGCTCCGCCAAACCTTATCAGAAGCACAAAGACTAGAAATGGTGAGGCAACATTCCGGACTCTGA
- a CDS encoding rod shape-determining protein: protein MFKKFRGMFSNDVSIDLGTANTLIYVRGQGIVLNEPSVVAIRQDRGPGGPRAVAAVGGDAKRMLGRTPGNIATVRPMKDGVIADFTMTEAMLQHFIRQVHRSRLLRPSPRVLVCVPCGSTQVERRAIKESAEGAGARDVFLIEEPMAAAIGAGIPVHEARGSMVLDIGGGTSEVAVISLNGIVYSQSVRVGGDRFDEAIINYVRRNHGTLIGESTAERIKLEIGCAFPQSQVKEIEISGRNLAEGVPRMFTINSNEILEALHEPLAGIVAAVKAALEQTPPELCSDVAERGIVLTGGGALLRDLDRLLSEETGLHVQVADDPLTCVARGGGKALELIDQHGSDFFAPE from the coding sequence ATGTTCAAGAAGTTTCGCGGGATGTTTTCGAACGATGTTTCCATCGACCTAGGCACAGCCAATACGCTTATTTACGTAAGGGGCCAGGGCATCGTCCTAAACGAACCATCCGTCGTAGCCATCCGCCAGGATCGAGGGCCGGGTGGTCCCCGCGCCGTTGCTGCCGTGGGTGGCGACGCCAAGCGCATGCTGGGTCGTACCCCTGGAAATATCGCCACTGTGCGTCCCATGAAGGACGGCGTGATCGCCGACTTCACCATGACCGAGGCGATGCTGCAGCACTTCATCCGTCAGGTACACCGCTCGCGCCTGCTGCGTCCCAGCCCTCGCGTGCTGGTGTGCGTGCCATGCGGCTCCACCCAGGTGGAGCGCCGCGCCATCAAGGAATCGGCCGAAGGCGCCGGTGCCCGCGATGTGTTCCTGATCGAAGAGCCAATGGCTGCGGCGATCGGCGCCGGTATCCCGGTGCACGAGGCGCGCGGCTCGATGGTGCTGGATATCGGCGGCGGTACCTCCGAAGTGGCGGTGATCTCGCTGAACGGCATTGTCTATTCGCAATCCGTACGCGTGGGCGGCGACCGCTTCGACGAAGCCATCATCAACTACGTGCGCCGCAATCACGGCACGCTGATCGGTGAATCGACTGCCGAGCGCATCAAATTGGAAATCGGCTGTGCCTTCCCGCAGAGCCAGGTCAAGGAGATCGAAATCTCCGGCCGTAACCTGGCCGAAGGCGTGCCGCGCATGTTTACGATCAACTCCAACGAAATCCTGGAAGCCCTGCACGAGCCGCTCGCCGGCATTGTGGCCGCGGTGAAGGCGGCTCTGGAGCAGACGCCGCCGGAACTGTGCTCCGATGTGGCCGAGCGTGGCATCGTGCTCACCGGCGGTGGTGCGTTGCTGCGCGATCTGGATCGTCTGCTATCGGAAGAGACCGGTTTGCATGTGCAGGTGGCGGACGATCCGCTGACCTGCGTGGCCCGTGGTGGCGGCAAGGCGCTGGAGCTGATTGATCAGCACGGCAGCGACTTCTTCGCACCTGAGTAA
- a CDS encoding peptidase M61 — protein MALAAGTAGAQQTHTDDVPLPQDTPYLGPVAIHIDANDTIHGIFRIHETIPVRSGALTLLYPQWIPGDHSPTGPINMLAGLKVTVDGRPLVWKRDEYNVYAFHLDVPAGVSSVDVAFQYMSGRTDSEGFEITDRMMDMEWSKVLLYPAGYFSRGITFVPSLTLARGWQFGTALDTASQSGDTVTFKPITLNHLVDSPVYAGQYFKRVDLNPGGDVPVHLDVVADAPKYLEMTSEQLRVHRALVTQAMKLFGSHHYDHYDFLFSLSGVLEGNGTEHHQSSENGMDADYFTAWDDAAPGRDLLPHEYTHSWNGKFRRPVDLWTPNFNVPMGDSLLWVYEGQTQYWGYVLTARSGMWTAQQFLDALAMEAANYQINRPGFQWRTLEDTTNDPTVARRSSLPYRSWQMSEDYYSGGQMMWLEVDAKLRALTHDRKSLDDFAKAFFGVDNGSYVTKTYTFDDVVAALNSVAPYDWVSFLHERVDALNPPLENGIAATGWKMVYTDKESAYEKQYNERPQSPRHLYNFAWSIGLTMNDKGEVNDVRWDGPAFKAGVSTGATLVAVNGQNYSTDVLKNAIATAKDSKAPIQLLLKYQGGYRTVPVDYHDGLRYPHLVRVKGTPDYLSEIIAPRK, from the coding sequence ATGGCACTCGCTGCGGGTACTGCCGGTGCTCAGCAAACGCATACCGACGACGTGCCGCTGCCGCAGGACACGCCATACCTGGGGCCAGTCGCGATTCATATCGATGCCAACGATACCATCCATGGCATCTTTCGCATCCATGAAACCATTCCGGTGAGGTCAGGCGCGTTGACGTTGCTGTATCCGCAGTGGATTCCCGGCGACCATTCGCCGACCGGTCCGATCAACATGCTTGCGGGCCTGAAGGTTACCGTCGACGGCAGGCCGCTTGTGTGGAAGCGTGACGAATACAACGTGTACGCGTTCCATCTCGATGTCCCCGCAGGCGTCTCCAGCGTCGATGTGGCGTTCCAATATATGTCGGGCCGCACCGACAGCGAGGGTTTCGAGATCACCGATCGCATGATGGATATGGAGTGGAGCAAGGTGCTGCTCTATCCGGCGGGCTATTTTTCCCGCGGTATCACTTTCGTCCCCAGCTTGACGCTGGCGCGCGGCTGGCAGTTTGGTACGGCGCTGGATACGGCCTCACAGTCAGGTGACACCGTCACCTTCAAGCCGATCACACTCAACCATTTGGTCGATTCACCGGTCTATGCCGGTCAATATTTCAAGCGGGTGGATCTCAATCCGGGCGGTGATGTGCCGGTACATCTGGACGTGGTCGCGGATGCGCCGAAGTACCTGGAGATGACGTCCGAGCAATTGAGGGTGCACCGTGCCCTGGTCACCCAGGCGATGAAGCTGTTCGGCTCTCACCATTACGACCATTACGACTTCCTGTTCTCACTGTCAGGCGTACTGGAGGGCAACGGCACCGAACACCATCAGTCCAGCGAGAATGGCATGGATGCCGATTATTTCACCGCATGGGACGACGCAGCGCCCGGCCGCGACCTGCTGCCCCACGAATACACCCATTCGTGGAACGGCAAGTTCCGCCGTCCCGTCGACTTGTGGACGCCCAATTTCAACGTGCCGATGGGCGATTCGCTATTGTGGGTGTACGAGGGGCAGACGCAATACTGGGGCTACGTGCTGACCGCGCGTTCCGGCATGTGGACGGCGCAGCAGTTCCTCGATGCGTTAGCGATGGAGGCCGCCAATTACCAGATCAACCGGCCGGGTTTCCAGTGGCGTACGCTCGAAGACACCACCAATGACCCCACCGTCGCTCGCCGTTCCAGCCTGCCGTACCGTAGTTGGCAAATGAGCGAGGATTACTACAGCGGTGGCCAGATGATGTGGCTTGAAGTGGATGCGAAGTTGCGCGCGCTCACGCACGACAGGAAATCGCTGGATGATTTCGCCAAGGCGTTCTTTGGTGTCGACAACGGTAGCTACGTCACTAAAACCTACACGTTTGACGACGTGGTGGCAGCGTTGAACAGCGTGGCTCCTTATGACTGGGTCAGCTTCCTGCATGAGCGTGTCGACGCACTCAACCCGCCACTGGAGAATGGTATTGCGGCAACGGGCTGGAAGATGGTCTATACCGACAAGGAAAGCGCGTACGAGAAGCAGTACAACGAGCGGCCGCAATCGCCTCGGCACTTGTACAACTTCGCCTGGTCGATCGGCCTGACCATGAACGACAAGGGTGAGGTGAATGACGTACGTTGGGACGGCCCGGCCTTCAAGGCCGGTGTCAGCACGGGCGCCACCTTAGTGGCGGTGAACGGCCAGAACTATTCGACCGACGTGCTGAAGAATGCGATTGCCACGGCCAAAGACAGCAAGGCGCCGATCCAGTTGCTGCTGAAGTATCAGGGCGGTTACCGCACCGTGCCGGTGGATTATCACGATGGCCTGCGATATCCGCATCTGGTGCGCGTGAAAGGCACGCCCGATTATCTGAGCGAGATCATCGCGCCACGCAAGTAA
- the mreD gene encoding rod shape-determining protein MreD: protein MSRQRFSFWWFVGTLAASLLLMLIPLPHVLDPFKPYWPALVLLYWAMESGDQRVTLGLAFVLGVCADMFNGVLLGEQALRLCVLVFIALRFRARLRFFPMWQQTLAVLALLLNDRFLLLIVRAFAGESTPPALWWASPFVSALLWPFLFLLLDDLRMRLRVQ, encoded by the coding sequence ATGAGCCGCCAGCGTTTCTCCTTCTGGTGGTTTGTCGGCACGCTGGCCGCCTCGCTGTTGCTGATGCTGATCCCATTGCCGCATGTGCTTGATCCGTTCAAACCCTACTGGCCCGCATTGGTGTTGTTGTATTGGGCGATGGAGTCGGGTGATCAGCGTGTGACGCTGGGCCTGGCCTTCGTGCTGGGTGTATGCGCCGATATGTTCAACGGGGTGTTGTTGGGCGAGCAAGCGTTGCGTCTGTGCGTGCTGGTGTTTATCGCGCTACGCTTCCGCGCGCGCTTGCGCTTCTTTCCGATGTGGCAGCAAACGCTTGCGGTGCTGGCGTTGTTGCTCAACGATCGCTTCCTGCTTTTGATCGTGCGTGCGTTTGCTGGTGAATCCACGCCGCCAGCCTTGTGGTGGGCATCCCCCTTCGTCAGTGCGTTGCTGTGGCCGTTCCTGTTCCTGCTGCTGGACGATCTGCGGATGCGGTTGAGGGTGCAATGA
- the mreC gene encoding rod shape-determining protein MreC, producing MALTRDEPSPLFAGTAAGTLRLIFYLAIAVVLMVLDHRNGWLWRMRYATAIVVEPVYRLASLPAEGMHALSVAFADRRMLTEQNQRLREDLLLANAKLNRMAAVAQQNERLKELLDTQHSLKLHVQMARVIGMDLGAYRHRMMISLGTRDGIKSGQPVIDAHGVMGQIIDVLPNSAAVMLVTDPDHALPVVIERTGLRTIAYGSRTGEQLTLPTIPMAADIRPGDKLLTSGLGGRFPEGFPVGEVTRVGPAASGMFLEAKANPGADLDRSDEVLVLHDLAEPAGPPPPPSPAGPPADEAAPAPTPASTAVAPRPSIPVPSAKPASAQADATPVGALQT from the coding sequence ATGGCCCTGACACGCGACGAACCCTCGCCTCTGTTTGCCGGCACTGCTGCCGGAACGCTGCGGTTGATCTTCTATCTCGCCATCGCGGTGGTCTTGATGGTGCTCGATCATCGTAACGGATGGTTGTGGCGCATGCGTTATGCGACGGCGATCGTGGTGGAACCTGTCTACCGGCTGGCGAGCCTGCCGGCCGAGGGCATGCACGCGCTTAGCGTAGCCTTTGCGGATCGCCGCATGCTGACCGAGCAGAACCAGCGCTTACGCGAAGATCTGCTGCTGGCCAACGCCAAACTCAATCGCATGGCGGCTGTGGCCCAGCAGAACGAACGTCTCAAGGAGTTGCTCGATACCCAGCACAGCCTGAAGTTGCATGTGCAGATGGCGCGCGTGATCGGCATGGACCTTGGCGCATATCGCCACCGCATGATGATCAGCCTCGGTACGCGCGATGGCATTAAGTCAGGCCAGCCAGTGATCGACGCCCATGGCGTAATGGGCCAGATTATCGATGTCCTGCCGAACTCCGCGGCGGTGATGCTGGTCACCGATCCCGATCATGCATTGCCGGTCGTGATTGAACGCACCGGGCTGCGCACGATTGCCTACGGCTCCCGTACGGGTGAGCAACTTACGCTGCCGACGATACCGATGGCCGCCGATATCCGGCCCGGCGACAAGCTGCTTACCTCCGGCCTGGGTGGTCGTTTTCCCGAGGGTTTCCCGGTGGGCGAGGTCACCCGTGTCGGGCCGGCGGCCAGCGGCATGTTCCTCGAAGCGAAGGCCAATCCCGGCGCGGACCTGGATCGCAGCGATGAAGTGCTGGTACTGCATGATCTGGCCGAGCCAGCCGGTCCGCCACCGCCGCCGTCCCCCGCGGGGCCGCCCGCGGATGAAGCAGCACCTGCTCCGACGCCAGCGAGTACGGCAGTGGCTCCGCGTCCATCGATACCTGTGCCGTCCGCCAAGCCCGCTTCGGCGCAGGCCGATGCAACCCCGGTGGGAGCGTTGCAGACATGA
- a CDS encoding DUF1778 domain-containing protein, which yields MRDASINLRALPEQRDLIDHAANLLGKNRSDFMLEAACERAKAIVLDQVFFALDENRFRQFTALLDAPQDANPGLERLMAIKAPWSTNKP from the coding sequence ATGCGTGACGCCTCCATCAACTTGCGTGCGCTACCCGAGCAGCGCGACCTGATCGACCACGCCGCTAATCTGCTGGGCAAGAATCGCTCAGACTTCATGCTCGAAGCTGCGTGCGAGCGTGCGAAAGCGATTGTGTTGGATCAGGTCTTTTTCGCCCTGGACGAAAACAGGTTCCGGCAGTTCACTGCATTGCTCGATGCGCCACAAGACGCCAATCCTGGCCTTGAGCGCCTGATGGCTATCAAGGCTCCGTGGAGTACGAACAAGCCGTGA
- the mrdA gene encoding penicillin-binding protein 2 codes for MIRRRFKDTRGEGELFRRRAITGFALILLGLCALVGRYVFLQVLHHDEFALRSVNNSVKPRAIPPARGLIYDRNGILLADNVPAFRLEVRPDQVQHMNDMLADLGKVVPLDKDDIDTFRKQLKQSRRFDSVPLKMRLTEDDIARFAVNRWRFPGVDVVPYLTRYYPLGPLFAHVVGYVSRIDADDQISLDPDRYKGTTHIGRTGLERSYEDMLHGLPGYELDEVNADGRIQQVLETHPPIPGKNLYLSIDARIQKAAQDAFEGRLGAAVAIDPRNGQVLAMVSVPQFDSNLFINGISNADYKTLITDTNKPLLNRALKGAYPPGSTVKPFMGLAGLEYGVRTPQDSVFSNGTFYIPGQSRGYRDDQRYGAGTTNLYKAIYASVNTYFYRLALDLGIDRLSEFMGSYGFGHPSGVDLPSESSGVLPSREWKAKHSPKQPAWYPGETVITGIGQGYWSVTAMQLAHALATFAGRGVPYAPRVVMSTADVGKLPSPLPNPPSGPSLIKNMKDWEAVNEGMQLVIYSNDPLSTGYRVKLGEGFPYRIAGKSGTAERFSRTSDTYNENRNSTYLAARHRAWFEAFTPAENPRIAVAVVLEAGVWGADDAGPIARKILDAWLATQGGAVPPNKPLPESSVASVPAPGISTAGSVEVMPEDTPQSDTPAPYSSSAGDDSQ; via the coding sequence CTGATCCGCCGCCGTTTCAAAGACACGCGTGGCGAAGGCGAGCTGTTCCGCCGGCGTGCGATCACTGGCTTTGCCCTGATCCTGCTGGGCTTGTGCGCGCTGGTCGGGCGCTATGTGTTCCTGCAGGTGCTGCATCACGATGAATTCGCGCTGCGCTCCGTCAACAACAGTGTGAAGCCGCGTGCCATTCCGCCTGCACGAGGATTGATCTACGACCGCAACGGCATCTTGCTGGCCGACAACGTGCCCGCGTTCCGGCTTGAAGTTCGTCCGGATCAAGTGCAGCACATGAACGATATGCTGGCCGATCTGGGCAAAGTCGTGCCGCTTGACAAGGACGATATCGACACCTTCCGCAAGCAACTCAAGCAATCGCGCCGTTTCGATAGCGTGCCCCTGAAGATGCGCCTCACGGAAGACGATATTGCGCGCTTCGCGGTGAATCGCTGGCGGTTCCCAGGTGTGGATGTGGTGCCTTACCTCACCCGCTACTACCCGCTGGGGCCACTGTTTGCGCATGTGGTGGGTTACGTTAGCCGTATCGATGCGGACGATCAGATCAGCCTCGATCCGGATCGCTACAAGGGCACCACGCACATCGGACGCACTGGTCTGGAGCGTTCTTACGAGGACATGCTGCACGGCTTGCCAGGCTATGAACTTGATGAAGTAAATGCCGATGGACGCATTCAGCAGGTGTTGGAAACACATCCGCCGATACCTGGCAAAAACCTTTACCTGAGCATCGATGCACGCATCCAAAAAGCAGCCCAGGATGCTTTCGAAGGTCGCCTGGGTGCGGCCGTCGCCATCGATCCGCGGAACGGACAGGTGTTGGCGATGGTCAGTGTGCCGCAGTTTGATTCGAATTTGTTCATCAATGGCATCAGCAATGCGGATTACAAAACGCTGATTACGGATACCAACAAGCCGTTGCTCAACCGTGCGCTGAAGGGCGCTTATCCGCCGGGCTCGACGGTGAAGCCATTCATGGGGTTGGCCGGTTTGGAATACGGTGTGCGCACGCCGCAGGATTCGGTGTTTTCCAACGGCACGTTCTACATTCCCGGACAATCGCGGGGCTATCGCGACGACCAGCGCTACGGCGCCGGCACGACGAACCTCTATAAGGCGATCTACGCGTCGGTCAATACGTACTTCTACCGGCTCGCCCTAGATCTTGGCATCGATCGCCTTAGTGAATTCATGGGCTCCTATGGATTCGGGCATCCCAGCGGCGTGGATCTTCCCAGCGAATCATCCGGCGTGTTGCCGTCGCGCGAGTGGAAGGCTAAACATTCACCCAAGCAACCCGCTTGGTATCCCGGTGAAACGGTGATCACGGGTATCGGCCAGGGGTATTGGTCGGTCACCGCCATGCAGTTGGCCCATGCCTTGGCAACCTTTGCAGGACGCGGCGTGCCTTACGCGCCGCGCGTGGTGATGTCGACCGCTGATGTCGGCAAGTTGCCCTCGCCGCTGCCCAATCCTCCGTCAGGGCCGTCCCTGATCAAAAACATGAAAGACTGGGAGGCCGTGAACGAGGGCATGCAGTTGGTGATCTACAGCAATGACCCGTTGTCCACCGGTTATCGGGTCAAGCTGGGCGAAGGTTTTCCGTATCGCATCGCGGGCAAAAGCGGTACTGCCGAGCGTTTCTCGCGCACCAGCGATACCTACAATGAAAATCGCAATTCAACCTATCTTGCCGCGCGCCATCGTGCCTGGTTTGAAGCATTCACGCCGGCGGAGAACCCCCGCATCGCGGTTGCCGTGGTGCTGGAGGCGGGGGTGTGGGGCGCGGATGACGCCGGTCCCATCGCCCGCAAGATTCTCGACGCTTGGCTTGCGACACAAGGCGGTGCGGTTCCGCCCAACAAGCCACTGCCGGAATCCAGCGTGGCGTCCGTCCCCGCGCCTGGCATAAGCACCGCCGGATCGGTAGAAGTGATGCCCGAAGACACCCCGCAGAGCGACACGCCCGCACCCTACAGCTCCAGCGCAGGAGACGATTCGCAATGA
- a CDS encoding helix-turn-helix transcriptional regulator: MKRKGIHSAEHRELVSLLFDLRRQADLTQAEAADALGRPQTYVSAVEVGRRGVDLLQIREFCAIYDVSFPEFAEHYEKRLMTATSQERPPRLSTRKRGAAKKVSRSKTAKGTPKGK; this comes from the coding sequence ATGAAGCGAAAGGGCATCCATTCAGCAGAACATCGCGAGCTGGTGAGCCTGCTGTTTGATCTCCGACGTCAGGCTGACCTGACGCAGGCGGAGGCAGCGGATGCCCTGGGCCGGCCGCAGACGTATGTTTCGGCGGTGGAAGTAGGGCGACGTGGCGTGGACCTGTTGCAGATCCGGGAATTTTGCGCCATCTATGACGTGAGCTTCCCCGAATTCGCCGAACACTACGAGAAGCGCCTGATGACAGCGACCAGCCAGGAGCGGCCACCCAGGCTTTCCACCCGCAAACGGGGCGCGGCCAAGAAAGTGTCGCGGTCGAAAACAGCCAAAGGCACGCCGAAAGGGAAATAG
- a CDS encoding GNAT family N-acetyltransferase has product MPLSAPQSLAATHRLDELNCGEPSLDDWLKRRALTNHLNGASRTFVVIDADQCVRGYYALAAGAVAHQEATGAVRRNMPDPVPMMVLARLAVDARTQGIKLGAALLQDAVTRVRSVAENAGVRALFVHALNERAKQFYEHYGFRPSPMHPMTLMLPLKQHPQ; this is encoded by the coding sequence ATGCCGCTTTCAGCACCGCAGTCGCTCGCCGCGACGCATCGACTCGACGAGCTCAATTGCGGCGAGCCATCGCTGGACGATTGGCTGAAACGGCGCGCACTGACCAACCACCTCAACGGGGCCAGCCGCACCTTCGTTGTGATCGATGCAGACCAATGCGTGCGTGGGTATTACGCTTTGGCAGCCGGGGCTGTCGCGCACCAGGAAGCCACCGGTGCCGTCCGGCGCAACATGCCTGATCCGGTGCCAATGATGGTGCTCGCAAGGCTCGCGGTGGATGCTCGCACTCAAGGCATCAAGCTTGGCGCGGCCTTGCTCCAAGACGCCGTAACGCGCGTGCGATCTGTCGCAGAAAATGCTGGTGTCCGGGCATTGTTCGTTCATGCGTTGAACGAGCGTGCGAAGCAGTTTTATGAGCACTATGGTTTTCGGCCATCGCCAATGCACCCAATGACCTTAATGCTCCCGCTGAAACAACATCCGCAATAA
- the rodA gene encoding rod shape-determining protein RodA, protein MIDTWRTRLHRFFRRVWTRPRIDLPLAFALMILCGVGLVTLYSAGDASISLVGGQAARFVLGGIFILLMSRIPPSTLRNWTPWLYAGSTVLLVVVAVLGEGRGADRWLNLGVMRFQPSELMKLTMPMMVAWYLHPRQLPPGWKDIAVVGALIAIPAGLIAKQPDLGTALLVTAAGAFALFLSGMAWWRIGLLLAAVGGMVPIAWHFMHQYQRDRVLTMLNPESDPLGNGWHIIQSQIAVGSGGVFGKGFEQGTQSRLDFLPEHTTDFIFAVFSEEFGLIGVCAILVLYAFIIGRCLWIAMEARDTYSRLLAGAIGMSFFVYVFVNGGMVAGLLPVVGVPMPMVSYGGTSAVSLLVGFGVLMSIHANRKVHD, encoded by the coding sequence ATGATCGATACTTGGCGCACGCGTCTGCATCGTTTCTTTCGCCGCGTATGGACGCGTCCACGCATCGATCTGCCGCTGGCATTTGCGCTGATGATCTTGTGTGGCGTAGGGCTGGTAACGCTCTATAGCGCGGGCGATGCCAGCATATCGTTGGTGGGCGGGCAGGCTGCGCGCTTTGTGCTGGGCGGTATCTTCATTCTGTTGATGTCGCGCATTCCGCCATCAACATTGCGCAATTGGACGCCCTGGCTCTACGCAGGTAGTACGGTGTTGCTGGTCGTCGTGGCGGTATTGGGCGAAGGGCGTGGCGCAGATCGCTGGCTCAATCTCGGCGTCATGCGTTTCCAACCGTCAGAGCTGATGAAGCTCACTATGCCGATGATGGTGGCCTGGTATCTGCATCCGCGTCAGTTGCCGCCGGGCTGGAAGGATATTGCGGTGGTCGGCGCGTTGATCGCCATTCCAGCTGGGCTGATCGCCAAACAGCCCGACCTAGGTACAGCATTGCTGGTCACGGCGGCCGGGGCATTCGCCTTGTTCCTCTCGGGCATGGCATGGTGGCGTATCGGTTTGCTGCTTGCCGCCGTCGGTGGCATGGTGCCGATTGCCTGGCACTTCATGCACCAATACCAGCGTGACCGCGTACTCACCATGTTGAATCCGGAATCCGATCCGCTCGGCAACGGCTGGCACATCATCCAGTCGCAAATCGCAGTAGGTTCCGGTGGCGTGTTCGGCAAGGGCTTCGAACAGGGTACGCAATCACGCTTGGACTTCCTGCCTGAGCACACCACCGACTTCATTTTCGCGGTGTTCTCCGAGGAGTTCGGTTTGATTGGCGTTTGCGCGATCCTAGTGCTGTACGCCTTCATCATCGGGCGCTGCCTGTGGATTGCGATGGAAGCCCGCGATACCTATTCGCGTCTGCTGGCTGGCGCGATCGGCATGAGCTTCTTCGTCTACGTGTTCGTCAACGGCGGCATGGTGGCGGGGTTGCTGCCGGTGGTAGGCGTGCCGATGCCGATGGTGAGTTACGGTGGCACTTCGGCGGTGTCGTTGTTGGTGGGCTTCGGTGTGCTGATGTCGATTCACGCCAATCGCAAAGTGCATGATTGA